The Ciona intestinalis chromosome 11, KH, whole genome shotgun sequence genome has a segment encoding these proteins:
- the LOC100186683 gene encoding gamma-butyrobetaine dioxygenase-like gives MSVPNFKVSKVQISLDGKVCEVEWKDGHLSRYNVKWLRFNCQCKRCKPDLCATCTVDVPRYTDDFRMVEAKISEDGDSLAIKYNGDAVLDHVGVLSLEWLRSSCYCDLCLSELVESRDVITKSMSRSKTEIPSVEYSELKDNDSGLFKMLELFFEFGFCRVRNVSRNDRMIIEFGSKIGFIRTATTSGDLFNVFPHFTDNVAFTDKELLPHMDQQIYEYTPGIQIIHALRFDSEVTGGDSQIVDMFEVAETLRKENPEDFEVLTRIPATFTKINYNWKVVGVNWHPGFLSTPIVRENDVEKYYKAHRKFALIVERDDLAGKYKFRMQPGDLLVVNNRRMCHARTSFQLNGGWRHLQACFVNLDDVKSTYMILAKKLGIKVIPPKVGNTSSI, from the exons ATGTCGGTTcctaattttaaagtttctaAAGTGCAGATAAGCTTGGACGGTAAAGTTTGTGAAGTAGAATGGAAAGACGGTCACCTAAGCAG ATACAACGTTAAATGGTTGCGATTCAACTGCCAGTGTAAACGATGCAAACCAGACTTATGTGCAACGTGTACCGTGGATGTTCCTCGCTACACTGACGATTTCAGAATGGTAGAAGCAAAAATATCTGAAGACG GTGATTCACTTGCCATTAAGTATAATGGTGATGCAGTATTGGACCATGTTGGTGTATTGTCCCTTGAGTGGCTTCGTTCGTCTTGTTACTGTGACCTCTGTCTTTCGGAGCTTGTGGAAAGCCGTGATGTCATCACAAAGTCAATGTCAAGATCAAAAACAGAGATTCCCTCAGTTGAATATTCTGAATTGAAAGACAACGACAGTGGTTTGTTCAA GATGCTTGAATTGTTTTTCGAGTTTGGATTCTGTAGAGTGAGGAATGTTTCAAGGAATGATAGGATGATTATAGAG tttggATCAAAGATTGGATTTATTCGAACGGCAACCACATCTGGCGAT CTATTCAATGTTTTTCCTCACTTTACTGACAACGTGGCATTCACTGACAAAGAGTTGTTACCACATATGGACCAACAGATATACGAATACACACCTGGTATTCAAATAATTCACGCTTTACG GTTTGATAGTGAAGTCACAGGAGGTGATTCTCAAATAGTTGATATGTTTGAGGTGGCTGAAACATTAAGGAAAGAAAATCCAGAAGATTTTGAAGTTCTTACCCGAATTCCGGCCACTTTTACCAAGATAAATTACAACTGGAAG GTGGTGGGGGTGAATTGGCATCCTGGGTTCTTATCAACACCAATTGTTCGTGAAAATGACGTGGAGAAATATTACAAAGCACATCGGAAGTTTGCGCTTATCGTAGAACGAGATGATCTTGCTGGAAAA TATAAGTTCCGCATGCAGCCTGGTGACTTGCTGGTGGTCAACAATCGTCGAATGTGCCACGCTAGAACATCGTTTCAACTAAACGGAGGGTGGAGGCATTTACAg GCTTGTTTTGTAAACCTTGATGATGTAAAGAGCACGTACATGATCCTGGCAAAGAAACTTGGAATAAAAGTGATTCCTCCTAAAGTTGGGAATACAAGTTCCATTTGA